One genomic window of Comamonas serinivorans includes the following:
- a CDS encoding glutathione S-transferase family protein produces MLIIGNHISPYARKVLIALAIKGIAFELDPVVPYFGNDAFTRLSPLRRIPVLVDGDFVLNDSTVICEYLDEAYPEPPLLPATPRDRAQARWIEEYCDSRMGESIVWKLFFQRVIGPFVWKQPTDEALVAQALDHDLPAILDWLEGVAPASGFLFGEAPLMADITPACFLRNAAMAGWTVDAGRWPRSAAWIARVWATPAFAATLPLEHIQRTTPRRDLRAALSAAGVCIASVSHDDRTPRRGVLTSGAILAP; encoded by the coding sequence ATGTTGATCATCGGCAACCACATCTCGCCCTATGCCCGCAAGGTGCTGATCGCGCTCGCCATCAAGGGCATCGCCTTCGAACTCGATCCCGTGGTGCCCTACTTCGGCAACGACGCCTTCACGCGGCTGAGCCCGCTGCGCCGCATCCCGGTGCTGGTCGATGGCGACTTCGTGCTCAACGACTCCACCGTCATCTGCGAATACCTGGACGAGGCCTACCCCGAGCCGCCGCTGCTGCCCGCAACGCCGCGCGACCGGGCCCAGGCGCGCTGGATCGAGGAGTACTGCGACAGCCGCATGGGCGAGTCCATCGTCTGGAAGCTGTTCTTCCAGCGCGTCATCGGCCCCTTCGTCTGGAAGCAGCCGACCGACGAGGCGCTGGTGGCCCAGGCCCTGGACCACGACCTGCCCGCCATCCTCGACTGGCTCGAGGGCGTGGCGCCCGCCAGCGGCTTCCTGTTCGGCGAGGCGCCCCTGATGGCCGACATCACCCCGGCCTGCTTCCTGCGCAATGCGGCCATGGCCGGCTGGACCGTGGACGCCGGGCGCTGGCCGCGGTCGGCCGCCTGGATCGCCCGCGTGTGGGCCACGCCGGCCTTCGCCGCCACGCTGCCACTCGAGCACATCCAGCGCACCACACCGCGCCGCGACCTGCGCGCTGCCTTGAGCGCAGCCGGCGTGTGCATCGCCAGCGTGAGCCACGACGACCGCACCCCGCGGCGCGGCGTGCTGACCAGCGGCGCCATCCTGGCGCCTTGA
- the dut gene encoding dUTP diphosphatase, protein MHLDVKILDERLRGALPAYATPGSAGLDLKACVATPLTLAPGQTELIPTGLAIHLADPGYAALILPRSGLGHKHGIVLGNLVGLIDSDYQGQLMVSAWNRSATPFVIEPLERLAQLVIVPVVQAQLRVVEDFEQASVRGAGGYGSTGKL, encoded by the coding sequence ATGCACCTCGACGTCAAGATCCTCGACGAACGCCTGCGCGGCGCCCTGCCCGCCTACGCCACGCCGGGCAGCGCCGGCCTGGACCTCAAGGCCTGCGTGGCGACGCCCCTCACCCTGGCGCCCGGGCAGACCGAGCTCATCCCCACCGGCCTCGCGATCCACCTGGCCGACCCGGGCTACGCGGCCCTGATCCTGCCGCGCTCGGGCCTGGGCCACAAACACGGCATCGTGCTGGGCAACCTCGTCGGTCTGATCGACAGCGACTACCAGGGCCAGCTCATGGTCAGCGCCTGGAACCGCAGCGCCACGCCGTTCGTGATCGAGCCGCTGGAGCGCCTGGCGCAGCTGGTCATCGTGCCGGTGGTGCAGGCGCAGCTGCGCGTGGTGGAGGATTTCGAGCAGGCCTCCGTCCGCGGCGCAGGCGGCTACGGCTCGACGGGCAAGCTCTGA
- a CDS encoding glycine zipper 2TM domain-containing protein, whose product MFAFQRAASMATVVIAVAGLAACAAPYQQGGYGNQGGYNQGSSQGGYNQGGYTQGYGRVTNVQLVRGQGGSGLAGAVVGGAVGGLAGNQVGGGSGRTAATIAGVAAGALIGRAVEQNATRSQGRDYYRVTVQLDNGQMHSLDYADAPSVRIGDRVRLDGNQLYR is encoded by the coding sequence ATGTTTGCATTCCAACGCGCCGCCTCAATGGCCACGGTCGTGATCGCCGTGGCGGGCCTCGCCGCCTGCGCCGCACCCTATCAGCAAGGTGGCTATGGCAATCAGGGGGGCTACAACCAGGGCTCCAGCCAGGGTGGCTACAACCAAGGCGGCTACACGCAAGGCTATGGCCGCGTGACCAACGTGCAGCTGGTGCGCGGCCAAGGCGGCAGCGGCCTGGCCGGTGCCGTGGTGGGTGGCGCCGTGGGCGGCCTGGCCGGCAACCAGGTGGGCGGCGGCTCGGGCCGCACGGCAGCCACCATTGCCGGTGTCGCAGCGGGCGCCTTGATCGGCCGTGCCGTGGAACAGAACGCCACGCGCTCGCAGGGCCGCGACTACTACCGCGTGACCGTGCAGCTGGACAACGGCCAGATGCACAGCCTGGACTACGCCGATGCGCCCAGCGTGCGCATCGGGGACCGCGTGCGCCTGGATGGCAACCAGCTCTACCGCTGA
- the pgsA gene encoding CDP-diacylglycerol--glycerol-3-phosphate 3-phosphatidyltransferase, with amino-acid sequence MFFTLPTIMTWSRIVAIPLIMAVFYLPLPIEARNVIAAAMFVFFAFTDWLDGFLARRLNQTSAFGAFLDPVADKFLVCASLLILVHLQRCDVFAALIIIGREIAISALREWMAKIGASGSVAVHMVGKLKTTVQMVAIPFLLYNGVLFGVDSRLWGTVLIWLAAVLTVWSMLHYLQKALPAIRQHG; translated from the coding sequence ATGTTTTTCACCCTGCCCACGATCATGACCTGGTCGCGCATCGTCGCGATTCCGCTGATCATGGCCGTGTTCTACCTGCCCCTGCCGATCGAAGCCCGCAATGTCATCGCCGCCGCGATGTTCGTGTTCTTCGCGTTCACCGACTGGCTGGATGGCTTCCTGGCGCGGCGCCTCAACCAGACCTCGGCCTTCGGGGCCTTCCTCGATCCGGTGGCCGACAAGTTCCTGGTCTGTGCCTCGCTGCTCATCCTCGTGCACCTGCAGCGCTGCGACGTGTTCGCGGCGCTCATCATCATCGGCCGCGAAATCGCCATTTCGGCCCTGCGCGAGTGGATGGCCAAGATCGGGGCCAGCGGCAGCGTGGCGGTGCACATGGTCGGCAAGCTCAAGACCACGGTGCAGATGGTGGCCATTCCCTTCCTGCTCTACAACGGCGTGCTGTTCGGCGTCGACAGCCGCCTGTGGGGCACGGTGCTGATCTGGCTGGCCGCGGTGCTCACCGTCTGGTCCATGCTGCATTACCTGCAAAAAGCCCTGCCGGCCATCCGGCAACACGGCTGA
- a CDS encoding amino acid ABC transporter ATP-binding/permease protein: MTRPRDELTDVLRRQRSRIALAVLLMAITAVAGVALLGLSGGFLTATALAGAVGLGSGFNFFSPAAGIRALTLVRIVSRYVEKLVSHDTTLRLARALRVWFFARALPLAPQRLGGQRMGDVLARVMSDIAEVDGTLVRAWGPLCALAALTACAVVAAAWLHAPAGAVLAVWAATLGLALPCWTQRRAAEQERQRANARGAWRAQVFEGLEGLADLTALDARAAWHDRVVAQARQLAQHDGQRRRRLLVAQGLHGLLAGWGVVAMLAVGLAGVQAGQLQAPQAAALVFLTVATLELLAGVSQAWQAWHAARAAATRLRELTDADADACGPPLAPAGRGDAAEPGVEPRLASRDGAGQDGAPHTIAQAEWNAEIQMSREYGHASDESKSTTDGYCETHLPRPLCLSQLTFGHTGQPSVLRGLSLCLAPGERVAIRGDSGCGKSTLSELILGLWPPQQGRVSWGGADLRELDVGWWHAQIAWLPQGAPVFAGTVADNLRLGDPQASDARLWQVLSEVNLADWARQAEGLATWVGENGATLSAGQARRLALARALLRRAPLMVLDEPTEGLDVDTAAAVMQDLTVALAGRSLLVITHAPLPPGVVQRELWLRDGRLSPQAA, translated from the coding sequence ATGACCCGCCCGCGCGACGAGTTGACCGATGTGCTGCGGCGCCAGCGTTCGCGCATCGCGCTGGCGGTGCTGCTGATGGCCATCACCGCCGTGGCGGGCGTGGCTTTGCTGGGGCTGTCCGGCGGCTTCCTGACCGCGACGGCGCTGGCGGGCGCGGTGGGCCTGGGCAGCGGGTTCAACTTCTTTTCACCGGCAGCCGGCATCCGCGCGCTGACGCTGGTGCGCATCGTGTCGCGCTACGTCGAGAAGCTGGTCAGCCACGACACCACGCTGCGCCTGGCGCGTGCGCTGCGGGTCTGGTTCTTCGCGCGGGCGCTGCCGCTGGCGCCGCAACGCCTGGGCGGCCAGCGCATGGGCGATGTGCTGGCCCGCGTGATGTCCGACATCGCCGAGGTGGACGGCACGCTGGTGCGCGCCTGGGGCCCGCTGTGCGCCTTGGCGGCGTTGACGGCGTGCGCCGTGGTGGCCGCGGCGTGGCTGCATGCGCCGGCGGGCGCGGTGCTGGCGGTGTGGGCGGCCACGCTGGGGCTGGCCCTGCCGTGCTGGACACAGCGCCGCGCGGCCGAGCAGGAGCGGCAGCGCGCCAATGCGCGCGGGGCCTGGCGGGCCCAGGTGTTCGAAGGCCTGGAGGGCCTGGCCGACCTCACCGCCCTGGATGCCCGGGCGGCTTGGCACGACCGGGTGGTGGCCCAGGCCCGGCAGCTGGCGCAACACGATGGCCAGCGCCGGCGGCGCCTGCTGGTGGCGCAGGGCTTGCATGGCCTGTTGGCCGGCTGGGGTGTGGTGGCCATGCTGGCCGTGGGGCTGGCGGGCGTGCAGGCGGGGCAGCTGCAGGCCCCGCAGGCCGCGGCGCTGGTGTTTCTGACCGTGGCCACGCTGGAGCTGCTGGCGGGCGTGAGCCAGGCCTGGCAAGCGTGGCACGCCGCGCGGGCCGCGGCCACGCGCCTGCGCGAGCTGACCGACGCGGACGCGGACGCGTGCGGACCGCCGCTGGCGCCGGCGGGGCGGGGCGACGCAGCCGAGCCCGGCGTTGAACCGCGGCTGGCGTCGCGTGACGGCGCCGGGCAGGATGGTGCCCCGCACACCATCGCCCAGGCCGAGTGGAATGCCGAAATCCAAATGAGTCGGGAGTATGGCCATGCATCCGATGAATCGAAATCGACCACCGATGGATACTGTGAAACACACCTGCCGCGCCCGCTGTGCCTGAGCCAGCTGACCTTCGGCCACACTGGCCAGCCGAGCGTGTTGCGGGGGCTGTCGCTGTGCCTGGCGCCCGGCGAGCGCGTGGCCATCCGGGGCGACAGCGGCTGTGGCAAATCCACGCTCAGCGAACTCATCCTGGGCCTGTGGCCGCCGCAGCAGGGCCGCGTGAGCTGGGGCGGCGCCGACCTGCGCGAGCTGGACGTGGGGTGGTGGCACGCCCAGATCGCCTGGTTGCCCCAGGGCGCACCCGTCTTTGCCGGCACCGTGGCCGACAACCTGCGCCTGGGCGACCCCCAGGCCAGCGACGCGCGGCTGTGGCAGGTCCTGAGCGAGGTGAACCTGGCCGACTGGGCCCGGCAGGCCGAGGGCCTGGCCACCTGGGTGGGCGAGAACGGCGCCACGCTGTCGGCCGGGCAGGCGCGCCGCCTGGCCCTGGCGCGTGCGCTGCTGCGCCGCGCACCGCTGATGGTGCTGGACGAGCCCACGGAAGGCCTGGATGTGGACACCGCCGCGGCCGTCATGCAGGACCTGACGGTCGCGCTGGCCGGGCGCAGCCTCCTCGTCATCACCCACGCGCCGCTGCCGCCCGGCGTGGTGCAGCGCGAGCTGTGGCTGCGGGACGGCCGGCTGTCGCCGCAGGCGGCGTGA
- the cydD gene encoding thiol reductant ABC exporter subunit CydD, with protein sequence MPIPSASDTRLERQRRLAWLQALAQGARPAQRAATLATWAAGAVLVAQMGVLAWLLDQALARERPLAELVAPLLALTVLAMARSGLVTAAQACAGRVADAAKLAFRTRVHAAVQQRGPLWLRRQRTGELSELLVSHADALDGHHAGYQLARAELLAVPLLIALAVASVDGVVALILLITAPWVPVFMMLVGWGAEAAGRQQLQAMARLGAHFADRLKGLGLLRVYGRGADELAGVARAADGVQQGAMRVLRIAFLSSTVLEFFASISVALVALYFGLSHLGLLHLRAQVPSLGVAMFCLLLAPEFYAPFRRLAAHYHDRANALAAVAEVERLLGELPAAPSAALPVAEEGAVCGNGRFASNDHDPILALNAVTLRPQGATRDVLQHASLAVRRGEWLALVGPSGSGKSTLLEAAAGWLVPREGTRTLAPGARVAYAGQRPYLFHGTIADNLRLACPQASDAAVQAAAEAAQVLRFARRLPQGLDTVIGERGFGLSGGEARRIALARALLREPDVLLLDEPTAFLDPDTEAALLLALGEFARGRSVIVATHSPAAMRWAHRVVDVVRAGSLAVPRADPAMAGDAHDGVHAGTESAGSEAVTDGPVKALVEGLADAPAPALAEGPAEGLADGLADGLADGLADGFAERPAQAPAKPHALGAAHAPNRGPTPMLEPA encoded by the coding sequence ATGCCCATCCCTTCTGCTTCCGACACGCGCCTGGAGCGCCAACGCCGCCTGGCCTGGCTGCAGGCGCTGGCGCAGGGCGCGCGGCCGGCCCAGCGCGCCGCCACGTTGGCCACCTGGGCGGCGGGCGCCGTGCTGGTCGCGCAGATGGGCGTGCTGGCCTGGCTGCTGGACCAGGCCCTGGCCCGCGAACGGCCGCTGGCCGAGCTGGTGGCGCCGTTGTTGGCCCTGACGGTGCTGGCCATGGCGCGCAGCGGCCTGGTCACGGCCGCGCAGGCCTGCGCGGGCCGGGTGGCCGATGCCGCCAAGCTGGCGTTTCGCACGCGCGTGCACGCCGCCGTGCAGCAGCGTGGTCCGCTGTGGCTGCGCCGCCAGCGCACGGGCGAGCTCAGCGAGCTGCTCGTGAGCCACGCCGATGCGCTCGACGGTCACCACGCCGGCTACCAGCTGGCGCGCGCCGAGCTGCTGGCGGTGCCGCTGCTCATCGCGCTGGCGGTGGCCAGCGTCGATGGGGTGGTGGCGCTGATCCTGCTCATCACCGCGCCCTGGGTGCCCGTGTTCATGATGCTGGTGGGCTGGGGCGCAGAGGCCGCGGGCCGCCAGCAGCTGCAGGCCATGGCGCGCCTGGGGGCGCACTTTGCCGATCGCCTCAAGGGCCTGGGCCTGTTGCGCGTCTACGGCCGCGGGGCCGATGAGCTGGCCGGCGTGGCCCGCGCGGCCGATGGCGTGCAGCAGGGGGCCATGCGGGTGCTGCGCATCGCTTTCCTGTCGTCCACCGTGCTCGAGTTCTTTGCCTCCATCAGCGTGGCGCTGGTGGCGCTGTACTTCGGCCTGAGCCACCTGGGCCTGCTGCACCTGCGCGCGCAGGTGCCCAGCCTGGGCGTCGCCATGTTCTGCCTGCTGCTGGCGCCCGAGTTCTACGCCCCGTTCCGTCGCCTGGCCGCGCACTACCACGACCGCGCCAATGCCCTCGCCGCCGTGGCCGAGGTGGAGCGCCTGCTGGGTGAACTGCCGGCTGCGCCGTCAGCCGCGCTGCCGGTTGCTGAGGAGGGTGCAGTATGTGGGAATGGCCGATTCGCATCCAACGACCATGACCCGATACTGGCCTTGAATGCCGTGACGCTGCGGCCACAGGGCGCAACCCGCGACGTGCTGCAGCACGCCTCGCTCGCGGTGCGCCGCGGGGAGTGGCTGGCCCTGGTCGGCCCCAGCGGCAGCGGCAAAAGCACGCTGCTGGAGGCCGCGGCCGGCTGGCTGGTGCCGCGCGAGGGCACGCGCACGCTGGCGCCCGGCGCGCGCGTGGCCTATGCGGGGCAGCGCCCCTACCTGTTCCACGGCACCATCGCCGACAACCTGCGGCTGGCCTGTCCGCAGGCCAGCGACGCGGCCGTGCAGGCCGCGGCCGAGGCGGCGCAGGTCCTGCGCTTTGCCCGCCGCCTGCCGCAAGGGCTGGACACCGTGATCGGTGAGCGGGGCTTTGGCCTGTCGGGCGGTGAGGCGCGCCGCATCGCCTTGGCCCGCGCCCTGCTGCGCGAGCCCGACGTGTTGCTGCTGGACGAGCCCACGGCCTTCCTCGACCCCGACACCGAGGCCGCGCTGCTGCTGGCCTTGGGCGAGTTCGCGCGCGGCCGCAGCGTGATCGTGGCCACGCACAGCCCGGCCGCCATGCGCTGGGCGCATCGCGTGGTTGACGTGGTGCGCGCGGGATCGCTGGCGGTACCCCGCGCCGATCCGGCGATGGCGGGCGACGCGCACGACGGTGTCCACGCCGGCACCGAGTCGGCCGGGAGCGAGGCGGTCACGGATGGACCCGTCAAAGCGCTCGTTGAAGGGCTTGCCGACGCACCCGCCCCAGCGCTCGCCGAAGGGCCTGCCGAAGGGCTTGCCGATGGGCTTGCCGATGGGCTTGCCGATGGGCTTGCCGATGGATTCGCCGAACGGCCTGCCCAAGCGCCCGCCAAGCCACACGCCCTCGGGGCTGCCCACGCGCCGAACCGCGGGCCCACCCCGATGCTGGAGCCCGCATGA